From a region of the Tomitella fengzijianii genome:
- a CDS encoding cutinase family protein: protein MKRVAVRAAAAAVASAAVAATLPATTATAAVASGGCDGFMAVLVPGTGETSEHADPAVPAGLLGQVGTALEDAYGASIAVVYPPYPAAAFNGMLYSQSVDQGIADVTNLMRRCPDAQYVLAGYSQGAQIANDVAVAIGHGDGPVAAAQIEAVGLLANPRRGTDGAKIIGPPLAGQGIAGPNPRGFGALSGHVFDICHPDDKYCNIAAAKNSFLSSLGRVLGNDPAPDTGPAAGGKAGDTSARTSPAQPARVMSQTGGGTGMAAELGADYGGAHLAAAVRAAERLPARVEQLGENPQAPVGWSRRSAVASQAAMIADTLTPVGQTQAWLSTNPAAQDKIAAADGGTPLSAAGDLLAGLADVDVASLAATAGQIADVLGSTPGAGGGVSAAADTLAEGLSGIAGMDTSMLTAAGTALRTVQPVTLLDQALQMVADVTSVDYLGVAGDFGLLGGQLLAGDIPAAHATAGRINNNLSPLVEAASKLPLEQVAQVLALIPDPVSQAVALVCRLLDNVDVIGLAKAVGQLQEVAWQVVETGNPLALGQLLPIGLNIAHIALGVFTGGQETPASALHSGPTALTAQMGQQAAASDLVGLGQSVAAAATSDGAADLAQLVDAGFTAATFYGSQVHQKYTTWSPRGDGTPATAVMAGKFRDAIGG from the coding sequence ATGAAGCGGGTAGCAGTAAGGGCGGCCGCCGCGGCGGTGGCGTCGGCGGCGGTGGCCGCGACACTTCCGGCGACGACGGCGACGGCGGCCGTCGCGAGCGGCGGCTGCGATGGGTTCATGGCGGTGCTGGTGCCCGGGACGGGGGAGACCTCCGAGCATGCGGACCCGGCCGTGCCGGCCGGGCTGCTCGGGCAGGTCGGAACCGCGTTGGAAGACGCCTATGGTGCCTCGATCGCGGTGGTGTATCCGCCGTATCCTGCGGCCGCGTTCAACGGGATGCTGTACTCACAGTCCGTTGACCAGGGCATCGCCGATGTGACGAACCTGATGCGTCGCTGCCCGGACGCGCAGTACGTCCTCGCCGGGTATTCGCAGGGGGCGCAGATCGCCAATGATGTCGCCGTGGCCATCGGCCACGGCGACGGCCCGGTCGCGGCCGCCCAGATCGAGGCGGTCGGACTGCTGGCCAACCCGCGGCGCGGCACCGACGGCGCGAAGATCATCGGCCCGCCGCTTGCCGGGCAGGGCATCGCCGGGCCGAACCCCCGCGGCTTCGGCGCCCTGTCGGGCCACGTGTTCGACATCTGCCACCCGGACGACAAGTACTGCAACATCGCTGCTGCCAAGAACAGCTTTCTGTCGTCGCTGGGCCGGGTGCTCGGCAACGACCCGGCCCCCGACACCGGGCCCGCCGCTGGCGGCAAGGCGGGGGACACCTCCGCGAGGACGTCGCCAGCGCAGCCGGCGCGGGTGATGTCCCAGACAGGCGGCGGCACCGGCATGGCCGCGGAGCTCGGCGCCGACTACGGCGGCGCCCATCTGGCCGCCGCCGTCCGCGCCGCAGAACGGCTACCGGCGCGCGTCGAACAGCTCGGCGAGAATCCGCAAGCGCCGGTGGGCTGGTCACGCCGCTCGGCGGTGGCCTCCCAGGCGGCGATGATCGCCGACACGCTGACCCCGGTAGGGCAGACGCAGGCGTGGTTGTCGACGAACCCGGCCGCGCAAGACAAGATCGCCGCCGCCGACGGCGGCACCCCGTTGTCGGCGGCAGGCGATCTGCTCGCCGGCCTCGCCGACGTGGACGTGGCCTCGCTGGCGGCCACGGCCGGCCAGATCGCCGACGTGCTCGGGTCGACGCCGGGCGCGGGCGGCGGGGTGTCGGCGGCGGCCGACACCCTTGCCGAGGGGCTGTCCGGGATCGCCGGCATGGACACCTCCATGCTGACCGCCGCGGGCACGGCGCTACGCACCGTGCAGCCGGTCACCCTGCTCGACCAGGCATTGCAGATGGTCGCGGACGTGACCTCGGTCGACTACCTCGGAGTCGCAGGCGACTTCGGCTTGCTCGGTGGGCAACTGCTTGCCGGGGATATCCCCGCGGCACACGCCACCGCCGGCCGGATCAACAACAACCTGTCTCCCCTGGTGGAAGCGGCATCCAAGCTGCCGCTCGAACAGGTGGCGCAGGTACTCGCGCTGATCCCGGACCCGGTCTCGCAGGCGGTGGCGCTGGTGTGCCGGCTGCTCGACAACGTCGACGTGATCGGCCTGGCCAAGGCAGTCGGCCAACTCCAAGAAGTCGCCTGGCAGGTCGTCGAGACCGGCAACCCCCTTGCCCTGGGGCAACTCCTGCCGATCGGGCTCAACATCGCCCATATCGCGCTCGGAGTGTTCACCGGCGGCCAGGAAACCCCGGCCTCGGCGCTGCACTCGGGGCCGACGGCACTCACCGCGCAGATGGGCCAACAGGCGGCCGCATCCGATCTGGTCGGGCTGGGCCAGTCGGTGGCGGCCGCGGCCACCAGCGACGGGGCGGCCGACCTCGCGCAGCTCGTCGACGCGGGTTTCACCGCGGCCACCTTCTACGGCTCGCAGGTGCACCAGAAGTACACGACCTGGTCGCCGCGCGGCGATGGCACACCGGCGACCGCCGTGATGGCGGGGAAGTTCCGCGACGCCATCGGCGGCTAG
- a CDS encoding helix-turn-helix transcriptional regulator — translation MPRSVVRGFSGARLRQRRTERGFTIDDLGDLAGVSPPVVSGWETGRYSPTPHLLDRVATALHITIQDLVVLPPEKAMLSDLRTQAGLTQADVAKALGISPSTLGRIEKGRKDIDDELPAALAEVYETTTDLVIRAWELTVATRAAHLRTL, via the coding sequence GTGCCCCGCAGCGTTGTCCGCGGCTTCTCTGGCGCGCGACTGCGCCAGCGCCGCACCGAGCGCGGTTTCACGATCGACGACCTCGGCGACCTGGCAGGCGTCTCGCCCCCCGTCGTCTCAGGCTGGGAGACGGGAAGATACTCGCCCACCCCCCATCTCCTCGACCGTGTCGCCACGGCTCTGCACATCACCATCCAGGACCTGGTCGTGTTGCCTCCGGAGAAGGCCATGCTCAGCGACCTGCGGACGCAAGCCGGACTCACGCAAGCCGATGTCGCCAAGGCCCTGGGCATCTCGCCGAGCACCCTGGGGCGGATCGAGAAGGGCCGCAAAGACATCGATGACGAGCTGCCGGCCGCGCTCGCCGAGGTGTATGAGACGACTACTGACCTCGTCATACGCGCCTGGGAACTGACGGTTGCGACACGCGCGGCCCATCTGCGTACACTGTGA
- a CDS encoding ribbon-helix-helix domain-containing protein, producing MAMPSKGQRSYIPVRLPVQLLEAVERARANEGVSSRSQYVADVLAEHLGAHELVEERGKQPQTLIA from the coding sequence ATGGCGATGCCGTCGAAAGGACAGAGGTCGTATATCCCGGTACGACTCCCGGTTCAGCTCCTCGAGGCCGTGGAACGCGCGCGCGCCAACGAGGGGGTCTCCTCGCGGAGTCAGTACGTCGCTGACGTACTCGCGGAGCATCTCGGTGCCCACGAGCTCGTCGAAGAGAGGGGGAAGCAGCCGCAGACGTTGATCGCCTGA
- a CDS encoding Rep protein, which yields MLPVAESAYTTVNAWTGRHDWLNQCRWAIRTPDGERLRKYHKVALPTFLVAIVAIAAFADSRTGRDVAAAGRTIARHAGVGSAKTIQRTRAVLRALGLAVEMARGRVLTGDEHYAAEIHHGGRQHRAASRWALTSPVWAVTGAAAERRRKASGSPAKGKSRGRNSVHLSRSSYVRKKNSPKKVTHRRARAREATRHAPNPIPRRPRPLHLQRAAAELLRIAVTLDDGRHPGSVCDAIESAGIDTTRWRGRDIARALDHDTRERGWVWPHRSQITDPGRLLRWRLARIDFTGPSPADRAAAAHADRVQRAAARAADRGPGSTPAGRAAALTLFRRSQKAKQEERRNQNRCLG from the coding sequence ATGCTGCCTGTGGCCGAGAGCGCCTACACCACCGTCAACGCCTGGACCGGCCGCCACGACTGGCTCAATCAATGCCGGTGGGCCATCCGCACCCCCGACGGCGAGCGCCTGCGCAAGTACCACAAGGTCGCCCTGCCGACGTTCCTCGTCGCCATCGTCGCGATCGCGGCGTTCGCGGACTCGCGGACCGGAAGGGACGTGGCCGCCGCCGGCCGAACAATCGCCCGCCACGCAGGTGTCGGTAGCGCGAAAACCATCCAACGCACCCGCGCGGTCCTGCGCGCCCTCGGCCTCGCCGTCGAGATGGCGCGCGGACGCGTCCTCACCGGCGACGAGCACTACGCCGCCGAAATCCACCACGGCGGCCGGCAGCACCGCGCGGCTTCCCGCTGGGCGCTCACAAGCCCCGTATGGGCGGTCACCGGAGCCGCAGCCGAGCGTCGCCGCAAGGCCAGCGGCTCCCCCGCCAAGGGCAAAAGTCGAGGCAGAAACTCTGTCCACCTATCCCGTTCTTCTTACGTACGTAAGAAGAACTCACCTAAGAAGGTAACTCACCGACGCGCGCGTGCGCGCGAGGCAACGCGCCATGCGCCCAACCCCATTCCCCGCCGACCGAGACCCCTGCACCTGCAACGGGCCGCCGCCGAGCTGCTGCGCATCGCTGTAACGCTCGATGACGGCCGACATCCCGGCAGTGTGTGCGACGCCATCGAGTCCGCCGGCATCGACACAACACGCTGGCGCGGCCGCGACATCGCCCGCGCCCTCGACCACGACACCCGCGAACGCGGCTGGGTGTGGCCCCACCGCTCACAAATCACCGACCCCGGCAGGCTGCTGCGCTGGCGCCTCGCGCGCATCGACTTCACCGGCCCCTCCCCCGCCGACCGCGCCGCCGCAGCACACGCCGACCGCGTGCAGCGTGCCGCGGCACGCGCCGCCGATCGAGGCCCCGGCAGCACCCCCGCCGGCCGGGCCGCCGCGCTTACGCTGTTCCGCCGTTCGCAGAAGGCCAAGCAGGAAGAACGCCGAAACCAGAACCGGTGTCTAGGATGA
- a CDS encoding transcriptional regulator — protein MSTFGDRLNHLVETVHPASRGPLSNAEIAQELTRRGHKVTASYIAQIRRGTRGTTGVAGQLVLHLASMFGVEPDYFYDDDFAADTDQQLKLIAAVRDSGVERIATRSMGLSADGLDAVEGFIEHLRKVEGMRASREKKRKPGDAGTKSKTR, from the coding sequence GTGAGCACCTTCGGCGACCGCCTGAACCATCTCGTCGAGACCGTCCACCCGGCCTCACGCGGGCCGCTGTCAAACGCCGAGATTGCCCAGGAGCTCACCCGGCGAGGACACAAAGTCACCGCCTCCTACATCGCCCAGATTCGCCGCGGGACTCGTGGGACCACTGGCGTCGCAGGGCAACTCGTCCTGCACCTTGCCAGCATGTTCGGAGTTGAACCGGACTACTTCTACGACGACGACTTCGCCGCGGACACCGATCAGCAGCTCAAACTGATCGCGGCAGTGCGTGACTCGGGAGTCGAGCGCATCGCGACGCGCTCGATGGGCCTCTCCGCAGACGGTCTCGACGCCGTCGAAGGCTTCATCGAGCACCTGCGCAAGGTCGAGGGTATGCGCGCCTCACGCGAGAAGAAGCGCAAGCCAGGAGACGCCGGCACCAAGAGCAAAACCCGCTAG
- a CDS encoding phosphatase PAP2 family protein, whose translation MGDAQGTVSTAETSGWARIVTNIGAPWVLNAVVPVVFGAVRGDLWWSLFVSVMAGILPILMIVAMMARRSVGDVHVTNRDERTAVLGGIIALAVAALVIELVAAAPTWIVAMTVAGVATIGLIGAITVIARWKISVHTAVAGAWIVLGVGFISPWALLAVPLAVLIGWSRLVLRDHTLNQALAGFALGAGVSWLALLLA comes from the coding sequence ATGGGCGATGCGCAGGGCACAGTCTCGACCGCAGAAACTTCCGGGTGGGCGCGGATAGTCACCAACATCGGTGCACCGTGGGTTCTCAATGCCGTGGTGCCGGTAGTTTTCGGGGCCGTTCGCGGTGATCTGTGGTGGTCGCTGTTCGTTTCCGTGATGGCGGGGATTCTGCCGATCCTGATGATCGTCGCGATGATGGCGCGCCGCAGTGTCGGTGATGTGCACGTGACGAACCGCGACGAGCGCACAGCGGTCCTCGGCGGCATCATCGCTCTCGCCGTGGCCGCCTTGGTGATCGAGCTGGTCGCGGCGGCGCCGACGTGGATCGTCGCAATGACGGTCGCCGGAGTAGCGACGATCGGGCTCATCGGCGCGATCACGGTCATTGCCCGGTGGAAGATCAGCGTGCATACCGCGGTCGCAGGGGCCTGGATCGTCCTCGGCGTCGGCTTCATCAGTCCGTGGGCGCTGCTCGCAGTTCCACTGGCTGTATTGATCGGCTGGTCACGGCTGGTCTTGCGCGATCACACTCTCAATCAGGCCCTAGCGGGTTTTGCTCTTGGTGCCGGCGTCTCCTGGCTTGCGCTTCTTCTCGCGTGA